One Pseudomonas fluorescens genomic region harbors:
- a CDS encoding acetyl-CoA C-acetyltransferase has protein sequence MTQALIFDALRTPRGRGKADGALHSVKPVNLLAGLLTALQARTALDTSQVDDVVIGCVTPIGDQGSDIAKTAVQVADWDVSVAGLQINRFCASGLEAVNLGAMKVRSGFEDLVVVGGVESMSRVPMGSDGGAWALDPQTNLHSHFTPQGVGADLIATLEGFSRHDVDAYALHSQRKAARARADGSFNKSLVPVQDQNGIILLDHDEFIRAESTLEGLGKLKPSFEMIGQMGFDATALRVYSHVERISHVHTPGNSSGIVDGAALMLIGSEAKGHALGLQPRARIVATAVTSTDPTIMLTGPAPATRKALAKAGLRVEDIDLFEVNEAFASVVLKFIKDMAVDPDKVNVNGGSIAMGHPLGATGCAILGTLLDELEARRLRYGLATLCVGGGMGIATIIERL, from the coding sequence ATGACCCAAGCTTTGATCTTCGATGCGCTACGCACACCCCGTGGCAGAGGCAAGGCGGATGGCGCTCTGCACAGCGTCAAGCCAGTGAATCTGCTGGCGGGGTTGTTGACCGCGCTGCAAGCGCGCACGGCACTGGACACCAGCCAGGTTGATGATGTGGTGATCGGGTGTGTAACGCCGATTGGCGATCAGGGCTCGGACATTGCCAAAACAGCGGTGCAAGTGGCCGATTGGGACGTCAGCGTGGCGGGCCTGCAGATCAACCGTTTCTGCGCTTCGGGCCTCGAGGCGGTGAATCTTGGCGCGATGAAAGTGCGCTCCGGTTTTGAAGACCTGGTGGTGGTCGGCGGCGTCGAGTCGATGTCGCGGGTGCCAATGGGCAGCGATGGCGGCGCCTGGGCGCTGGATCCGCAGACCAACCTGCACAGTCATTTCACTCCACAGGGGGTTGGCGCAGACCTGATTGCCACGCTCGAAGGTTTCAGCCGTCACGACGTCGACGCCTACGCCTTGCATTCGCAGCGCAAAGCCGCGCGCGCACGCGCCGATGGCTCCTTCAACAAGTCGCTGGTGCCGGTGCAGGACCAGAACGGCATCATCCTGCTTGATCATGACGAGTTCATTCGGGCCGAATCGACCCTCGAAGGCTTGGGCAAGCTCAAGCCGAGTTTCGAGATGATCGGCCAGATGGGTTTCGACGCCACGGCGCTGCGGGTTTACAGCCATGTGGAACGGATCAGTCACGTGCACACGCCGGGCAACAGTTCCGGGATCGTCGACGGTGCCGCGCTGATGCTGATCGGCTCCGAAGCCAAGGGCCACGCGCTGGGCTTGCAACCACGGGCGCGAATTGTCGCCACTGCGGTAACCAGTACCGACCCGACCATCATGCTCACCGGCCCCGCGCCAGCCACCCGCAAAGCGCTGGCCAAAGCCGGGCTGCGGGTCGAAGACATCGATCTGTTCGAAGTCAACGAAGCGTTCGCCTCGGTGGTGCTGAAGTTCATTAAAGACATGGCTGTCGACCCGGACAAGGTCAACGTCAACGGCGGTTCGATCGCCATGGGTCACCCCTTGGGCGCCACCGGTTGCGCGATTCTCGGCACCTTGCTCGATGAACTGGAAGCCCGGCGCCTGCGCTATGGCCTGGCGACGCTGTGCGTCGGCGGCGGCATGGGCATTGCCACCATCATCGAACGTCTCTGA
- the speE gene encoding polyamine aminopropyltransferase yields MTVTKTSEYLETLYEGYGQRFRMEKLLHEVRTEHQHLVIFQNPRMGRVMALDGVIQTTEADEFIYHEMLTHVPILAHGSAKRVLIIGGGDGGMLREVSKHAGVEHITMVEIDGTVVDMCKEFLPNHSAGAYEDPRLNLVIDDGMRFVATTTEKFDVIISDSTDPIGPGEVLFSENFYQACHRCLNEGGILVTQNGTPFMQIDEVKTTAGRLRSLFPDWHFYQAAVPTYIGGSMTFAWGSTNPAYRKLSRETLQQRFIGSGIVTRYYNPEIHLGAFALPQYVLQAINKPSND; encoded by the coding sequence ATGACCGTCACCAAAACCAGCGAATACCTGGAAACCCTCTACGAAGGCTACGGCCAGCGTTTTCGCATGGAAAAACTGCTGCACGAAGTGCGCACCGAACATCAGCATCTGGTGATCTTCCAGAACCCGCGCATGGGCCGCGTGATGGCGCTGGACGGGGTGATCCAGACCACCGAAGCCGACGAGTTCATCTATCACGAAATGCTCACCCACGTGCCGATCCTCGCCCACGGCAGCGCCAAGCGCGTGCTGATCATCGGCGGCGGCGACGGCGGCATGCTGCGCGAAGTCAGCAAGCACGCCGGCGTCGAACACATCACCATGGTCGAGATCGACGGTACTGTGGTCGACATGTGCAAGGAGTTCCTGCCGAACCATTCCGCGGGCGCCTATGAAGATCCACGCCTGAACCTGGTGATCGACGACGGTATGCGTTTCGTCGCCACCACCACTGAAAAATTCGACGTGATCATCTCCGATTCCACCGACCCGATCGGTCCGGGCGAAGTGCTGTTCTCGGAAAACTTCTACCAGGCCTGTCACCGTTGCCTGAACGAAGGCGGGATCCTTGTGACCCAGAACGGCACGCCGTTCATGCAGATCGATGAAGTCAAAACCACCGCCGGCCGCTTGCGCAGCCTGTTCCCGGACTGGCACTTCTATCAGGCCGCCGTGCCGACCTACATTGGCGGCTCGATGACCTTCGCCTGGGGCTCGACCAACCCGGCCTACCGCAAGCTGAGCCGCGAAACCCTGCAACAGCGCTTCATCGGCAGCGGTATCGTCACCCGCTACTACAACCCGGAAATCCACCTCGGCGCGTTCGCCTTGCCGCAATACGTATTGCAGGCGATCAACAAGCCAAGCAACGACTGA
- a CDS encoding ribonuclease E inhibitor RraB has translation MSTAYQEDISSNVLRRMKEGGFDFSRFHPIEFYAIFPDEERARRAAGKFRGESINAQVSARDDGAWALELSKVMYATYDDIGDFEQGFSAVVEPLGGIIEGWGVKQEVRSRHRLN, from the coding sequence ATGAGCACAGCCTATCAAGAAGACATCAGCAGCAACGTTCTGCGCCGCATGAAAGAAGGCGGTTTCGATTTTTCCCGGTTCCATCCCATCGAGTTCTACGCGATTTTCCCGGACGAGGAGCGGGCGCGCAGGGCCGCAGGCAAATTTCGTGGTGAATCCATCAACGCTCAGGTCAGTGCGCGTGATGACGGTGCGTGGGCACTGGAATTAAGCAAAGTGATGTACGCGACGTATGACGATATCGGCGACTTTGAACAGGGCTTTTCGGCGGTGGTTGAGCCCTTGGGCGGAATAATCGAAGGGTGGGGCGTGAAACAGGAGGTGCGTAGCCGCCACCGGTTGAATTGA
- a CDS encoding circularly permuted type 2 ATP-grasp protein — MIRTYFDEMYDAGGQVRPHYREFARWLADTPDELLAQRRREADLLFHRAGITFTLYGDEQGTERLIPFDTIPRSIPASEWRIVERGCIQRVKALNMFLADLYHEQRIIKAGIIPAEQVLANEQYQLAMQGLDLHRDIYSHISGVDLVRDGDGTYYVLEDNLRTPSGVSYMLEDRKMMMRLFPELFAAQRIAPIDHYPNLLLDTLKSSSPIDNPSVVVLTPGRFNSAFFEHAFLAREMGVELVEGADLFVRDDKVFMRTTDGPKAVDVIYRRLDDAFLDPLAFNPDSMLGVPGLLSSYRSGNVVLANAIGTGVADDKSVYPFVTDMIRFYLDEEPILKNVPTWQCRNPSELSHVLANLPDLVVKETQGSGGYGMLVGPASTTAEIDAFRERIKAKPHAYIAQPTLSLSTCPTFVENGIAPRHIDLRPFVLSGRETRVVPGGLTRVALREGSLVVNSSQGGGTKDTWVVED; from the coding sequence ATGATCCGCACCTATTTTGACGAGATGTACGATGCTGGCGGCCAGGTTCGCCCGCATTATCGGGAGTTCGCCCGATGGCTGGCCGACACGCCCGACGAGTTGCTGGCCCAACGGCGACGCGAGGCCGATCTGCTGTTCCATCGTGCCGGGATTACTTTCACGCTTTACGGAGACGAGCAGGGCACCGAACGCCTGATCCCGTTCGACACCATTCCGCGGAGCATTCCTGCCAGCGAATGGCGGATTGTCGAGCGCGGCTGCATCCAGCGGGTCAAGGCGCTGAACATGTTTCTCGCCGACCTGTATCACGAGCAGCGCATCATCAAGGCCGGGATCATTCCCGCCGAGCAGGTGCTGGCCAACGAGCAATATCAGCTGGCGATGCAAGGCCTGGATTTGCACCGCGATATCTATTCGCATATCTCCGGCGTCGATCTGGTGCGCGACGGCGACGGCACCTATTACGTACTGGAAGATAATTTGCGCACCCCGAGCGGCGTGAGCTACATGCTCGAAGACCGCAAGATGATGATGCGCCTGTTCCCCGAGCTGTTCGCCGCTCAGCGCATTGCGCCAATCGATCACTACCCGAACCTGTTGCTCGACACCCTGAAAAGCTCCAGCCCGATCGACAATCCGAGCGTGGTCGTGCTCACGCCGGGGCGCTTCAACAGTGCGTTTTTCGAACACGCGTTTCTCGCGCGGGAAATGGGCGTGGAACTGGTCGAAGGCGCGGATCTGTTCGTGCGGGACGACAAAGTCTTCATGCGCACCACCGATGGCCCGAAAGCGGTCGATGTGATCTATCGCCGTCTCGACGATGCGTTTCTCGATCCATTGGCGTTCAATCCAGACTCCATGCTTGGTGTGCCGGGGCTGCTGTCGTCCTATCGTTCCGGCAATGTGGTCTTGGCCAACGCAATCGGTACCGGCGTGGCCGATGACAAATCGGTGTATCCGTTTGTCACTGACATGATCCGTTTCTACCTCGACGAAGAACCGATTCTCAAGAACGTGCCGACCTGGCAATGCCGCAACCCGTCTGAGCTTTCCCATGTGCTGGCCAATCTGCCAGATCTGGTGGTCAAGGAGACTCAGGGCTCCGGGGGCTACGGGATGCTGGTCGGGCCCGCGTCGACGACAGCGGAAATCGATGCGTTCCGCGAGCGCATCAAGGCCAAGCCCCACGCTTACATCGCGCAGCCGACGTTGTCGCTGTCGACATGTCCGACATTTGTCGAAAACGGTATCGCGCCGCGTCACATCGACTTGCGTCCGTTTGTCTTGTCCGGGCGCGAAACGCGGGTCGTGCCCGGTGGTTTGACTCGTGTGGCGTTGCGCGAAGGCTCTCTGGTGGTGAACTCCTCCCAGGGCGGCGGAACCAAGGACACCTGGGTGGTCGAGGATTGA
- a CDS encoding c-type cytochrome: MDDDHLKVLIVFGALLLSMPSFAAQLDLHLGANSRTWRTEDLLKHPQVQTLTIKDDVSYKRDMIYRAVPVAALLTGIKPQDHLQAVALDGFAAELAAAPLLSQQGARAWLAIEDPAQPWPPLSEGKHSAGPFYLVWTDPHAGNISPEQWPFEVASIKLMAPVAERFPALLPDPALKSDDPVNKGFALFQKNCLACHRLNGAGDAQFGPDLNIPYNPTEYFGADFLKRYIRDPQSLRQWPQAKMPGFSAQVLPDGDLEMLVGYLKHMAGRKVKP; this comes from the coding sequence ATGGACGACGATCATTTGAAAGTGCTCATTGTGTTCGGTGCTCTGCTACTGAGCATGCCATCGTTTGCCGCACAACTGGATCTGCATTTGGGCGCAAACAGCCGCACCTGGCGGACCGAGGATTTGCTCAAGCACCCTCAGGTGCAAACCCTTACGATCAAGGATGATGTGTCTTACAAAAGGGACATGATCTATCGCGCCGTGCCTGTCGCCGCGCTGCTCACCGGGATCAAACCGCAGGATCATCTGCAAGCAGTGGCGCTGGACGGGTTTGCCGCAGAACTGGCCGCCGCACCCTTGCTCAGCCAACAAGGCGCCCGCGCCTGGCTGGCGATTGAGGATCCCGCTCAGCCATGGCCACCATTGTCTGAGGGCAAGCACAGTGCCGGGCCGTTCTATCTGGTCTGGACCGATCCGCACGCAGGCAATATCAGCCCGGAGCAATGGCCATTCGAGGTCGCCAGCATCAAGCTGATGGCGCCGGTGGCCGAGCGATTCCCTGCGCTGCTTCCCGATCCCGCTTTGAAATCCGACGATCCGGTGAACAAAGGCTTCGCGCTGTTTCAGAAAAACTGTCTGGCGTGTCACCGGTTGAACGGCGCAGGAGACGCCCAGTTCGGGCCGGATCTGAACATTCCGTACAACCCGACCGAATATTTCGGCGCGGATTTTCTCAAGCGCTACATTCGCGATCCGCAGAGTTTGCGTCAGTGGCCGCAGGCAAAGATGCCGGGGTTTTCGGCGCAGGTGCTGCCGGATGGCGATCTGGAAATGCTCGTCGGTTATCTGAAACACATGGCTGGGCGCAAGGTTAAGCCCTGA
- a CDS encoding alpha-E domain-containing protein, with the protein MLSRTASDLYWMSRYLERAENLARMLDISYSLSLMPQDGRGDGLHELAMPLLITGTLEDYLERHGALHAERLLHFFALDAANPASIYSCLGAARASAHAVRGRITADMWENINATWLEIRGIAEQGLSRYGMSRFCEWIKERSHLFRGASYGTIMRNDAFRFIRLGTFIERADNTLRLLDARYEMAGDQAEAVSDGTAHAYYQWSALLRALSSFEAYTEIYRDAPGARHVAELLLLRADVPRSLRACTEEIDQILAQLPGANGRPAQRLAAEMDARLRYTGINEILEEGLHAWLTEFIPLVRQLGNAIHSSYLEAA; encoded by the coding sequence ATGTTAAGTAGAACTGCCTCGGATCTGTACTGGATGTCGCGTTACCTGGAGCGGGCGGAAAACCTCGCACGGATGCTCGACATCAGTTATTCGCTGTCGCTGATGCCGCAGGACGGTCGCGGCGATGGCCTGCACGAATTGGCCATGCCGCTGCTGATCACCGGCACCCTCGAGGATTATCTTGAGCGCCACGGCGCCCTGCACGCTGAACGCTTGCTGCACTTTTTTGCCCTTGATGCGGCCAATCCGGCGAGCATTTACAGTTGCCTGGGTGCGGCGCGAGCCAGCGCCCATGCGGTACGCGGGCGTATCACCGCGGACATGTGGGAAAACATCAACGCGACCTGGCTGGAAATTCGCGGGATCGCCGAGCAGGGCCTCAGTCGCTACGGCATGAGCCGTTTCTGCGAATGGATCAAGGAGCGTTCGCACCTGTTTCGGGGCGCCTCCTACGGCACGATCATGCGTAACGACGCGTTTCGTTTCATTCGTCTCGGCACCTTTATCGAGCGGGCGGACAACACGCTGCGTCTGCTCGACGCCCGTTACGAAATGGCCGGCGATCAGGCCGAAGCGGTGAGCGACGGTACAGCCCACGCCTATTACCAGTGGAGCGCGCTGTTGCGTGCGTTGTCGTCGTTCGAGGCTTACACCGAAATCTACCGCGATGCCCCCGGCGCCCGGCATGTGGCCGAACTGCTGTTGTTGCGCGCCGATGTACCGCGTTCTCTGCGTGCCTGCACCGAAGAGATCGACCAGATTCTCGCGCAGTTACCCGGTGCCAATGGCCGCCCGGCACAACGGCTGGCAGCGGAAATGGACGCGCGTCTGCGCTACACCGGCATAAATGAAATCCTCGAGGAAGGCCTGCACGCCTGGCTGACCGAATTCATCCCGCTGGTGCGCCAGCTGGGTAATGCCATACACAGTTCTTACCTGGAGGCTGCATGA
- a CDS encoding DUF3509 domain-containing protein gives MSLIQEKFTSLFSNYEVSTAPRPDGGILLTLRSSDGKVFKRALSYQQLHAGDQLSWAISAIRRDLAEQASELPQIAMLQSQQRFALPTYHSL, from the coding sequence ATGAGCCTGATTCAAGAAAAATTTACATCGCTGTTCTCCAACTACGAAGTCAGCACTGCGCCACGTCCTGACGGTGGCATTCTTCTGACTCTGCGTAGCAGCGACGGCAAAGTGTTCAAGCGCGCACTCTCGTATCAGCAACTGCATGCGGGTGACCAACTGTCGTGGGCGATCAGCGCGATCCGCCGTGACCTGGCCGAACAGGCTAGCGAGTTGCCGCAAATTGCCATGCTGCAGAGCCAGCAGCGTTTTGCCCTGCCGACGTATCACTCGCTTTAA
- a CDS encoding long-chain-acyl-CoA synthetase, with protein sequence MRHAPSDTITWGMMLRKLPTIARAIPRVVKGMKVANVTDPTQTCGLGWTFEQATLRNPDGVALLQGDVSLTYAQVNQWANRIAHCLSEQGIGKGDVVAVFIENRPELLVTILALAKVGAVSALLNTSLMRDTLIHSINLVAPVAIVVGEELTTAYAGVRDQVSITPQRTWFVADQDTYNHPGIAPEGYVNLISASADACSANPPSSRQVFFNDPCFYIYTSGTTGLPKAGVFKHGRWMRSSASFGMIALDMRPDDVVYCTLPLYHATGLCVCWGSAINGASGFAIRRKFSASQFWNDVRRYRATTIGYVGELCRYLVDQPISADDSRHDVRKMIGNGLRPGAWAQFKTRFAVEHVCELYAASDGNIGFTNVLNFDNTIGFSLMAWELVAYDHDSGEPLRSDDGFMRKVGKGEQGLLLARIDEKAPLDGYTDPQKTARVVFHDVFSKGDRFFNTGDLLRNIGFGHAQFVDRLGDTYRWKGENVSTTEVENLLLQHPLISEAVAYGVEIPETNGRAGMAAITPAESLATLDFAELLSFTRQRMPAYAVPLFLRVKVKMETTGTFKYQKTRLKNEGFDPGQTGDDPIFAWLPGSETYVQITDEVLADIHRGKYRY encoded by the coding sequence ATGCGTCATGCACCAAGCGACACGATTACCTGGGGCATGATGCTCCGCAAACTGCCGACGATTGCCAGGGCCATTCCGCGTGTGGTCAAAGGCATGAAAGTGGCCAACGTCACGGATCCGACGCAAACCTGTGGCTTGGGCTGGACGTTCGAACAAGCGACCCTGCGCAACCCTGACGGCGTGGCCTTGCTGCAGGGCGATGTGTCACTGACTTACGCACAGGTCAACCAGTGGGCAAATCGTATCGCCCATTGTCTGAGCGAACAGGGCATCGGCAAGGGTGACGTGGTTGCGGTGTTTATCGAGAACCGTCCGGAACTGCTGGTGACGATTCTGGCGCTGGCCAAGGTTGGCGCGGTCAGTGCGCTGCTCAACACCTCGTTGATGCGCGACACGCTGATCCACAGCATCAACCTCGTGGCGCCAGTGGCCATAGTCGTTGGTGAAGAGCTGACCACGGCTTACGCCGGCGTGCGTGATCAGGTTTCAATCACGCCGCAGCGCACCTGGTTTGTCGCCGATCAGGACACTTATAACCACCCAGGCATTGCGCCCGAGGGCTACGTCAATCTGATCAGCGCCAGTGCCGACGCTTGCAGCGCTAACCCGCCGAGCAGCCGCCAGGTGTTTTTCAACGACCCGTGTTTCTACATTTACACCTCTGGCACCACCGGGTTGCCCAAGGCCGGTGTGTTCAAGCATGGCCGCTGGATGCGCAGTTCGGCCAGCTTCGGCATGATTGCTCTCGATATGCGCCCCGATGACGTCGTCTATTGCACGTTGCCGCTCTACCACGCGACCGGTCTGTGCGTGTGCTGGGGCTCGGCGATCAATGGCGCTTCGGGTTTCGCCATCCGCCGGAAATTCAGCGCCAGCCAGTTCTGGAATGACGTGCGCCGCTATCGCGCGACCACCATCGGTTATGTCGGAGAACTGTGCCGCTACCTGGTCGATCAGCCGATCAGCGCCGACGACAGCCGTCACGACGTGCGCAAGATGATCGGCAATGGCCTGCGCCCCGGTGCCTGGGCGCAGTTCAAGACGCGCTTTGCCGTCGAGCATGTCTGTGAGCTGTACGCGGCCAGCGACGGCAATATCGGTTTCACCAACGTGCTCAATTTTGACAACACCATCGGGTTCTCGCTGATGGCCTGGGAGCTGGTGGCCTACGATCACGACAGCGGCGAACCGCTGCGCAGCGACGATGGCTTCATGCGCAAGGTCGGCAAAGGCGAACAAGGCCTGTTGTTGGCGCGGATCGACGAGAAAGCGCCGCTGGACGGCTATACGGATCCACAGAAAACCGCCAGGGTGGTTTTTCACGATGTGTTTAGCAAAGGCGACCGTTTCTTCAACACCGGAGACCTGCTGCGCAACATCGGTTTCGGTCACGCACAGTTTGTTGATCGCCTCGGCGATACCTACCGTTGGAAAGGCGAGAACGTCTCGACCACCGAAGTCGAAAATCTACTGCTGCAGCATCCGCTGATCTCCGAAGCCGTGGCCTATGGCGTGGAAATCCCTGAGACCAACGGCCGCGCCGGCATGGCCGCCATCACCCCGGCGGAATCGTTGGCGACCCTGGATTTTGCCGAGTTGTTGAGTTTCACCCGCCAGCGCATGCCCGCATATGCCGTGCCGCTGTTTTTGCGGGTGAAGGTGAAGATGGAGACCACTGGCACCTTCAAGTACCAGAAAACGCGGCTTAAAAACGAGGGTTTCGACCCCGGCCAGACGGGCGATGATCCGATCTTCGCCTGGTTGCCGGGCAGCGAGACCTACGTCCAGATCACCGATGAGGTACTGGCTGACATTCATCGAGGCAAATACCGTTATTGA
- a CDS encoding PLDc N-terminal domain-containing protein has protein sequence MGSTFNGLIGLIILALDIWAIIKVLKSGASTGMKIVWVLLIILLPVLGLIIWAIAGPRGNVRI, from the coding sequence ATGGGTTCCACGTTCAACGGTCTGATCGGCCTGATTATCCTTGCGCTCGATATCTGGGCGATCATCAAGGTGCTGAAAAGCGGCGCATCCACCGGGATGAAAATCGTCTGGGTGCTGCTGATCATCCTCCTGCCGGTGCTGGGCCTGATCATCTGGGCGATTGCCGGACCGCGGGGCAATGTCCGCATCTGA
- a CDS encoding transglutaminase family protein, with amino-acid sequence MRLSISHETTYHYEDKVRASIQYLRLTPHDSERQHVLSWQLDLPRPVRAQLDPFGNILHVLTMDEPHEAIIIGARGQVDIDELREAEHESQSALPFLRFTRLTEADEALRAFAEKSCKQRRDRTALIDLMHGLNQHMTYKPGSTEVDTCAADAFAGRAGVCQDHAHAFLACARSLGIPSRYVSGYLYSEDCEHLASHAWAEAWLDDAWYSFDVTNQLARPERHLKLAVGLDYLDACPVRGMRRGGGCEQMHAKVFVSPTPVISVQQQ; translated from the coding sequence ATGAGACTTTCCATTAGCCACGAGACCACCTATCACTACGAAGACAAGGTGCGGGCGAGCATCCAGTATCTGCGGCTGACGCCACACGACAGCGAGCGCCAGCACGTCTTGAGCTGGCAACTCGATCTGCCGCGTCCGGTACGCGCGCAACTCGATCCGTTCGGCAATATCCTGCATGTGCTGACCATGGACGAGCCCCACGAAGCGATCATCATTGGCGCCCGCGGGCAGGTCGATATCGATGAGTTGCGCGAGGCTGAACACGAGAGCCAGTCGGCGCTGCCGTTCCTGCGCTTCACCCGGTTGACCGAGGCGGATGAGGCCTTGCGTGCCTTCGCGGAAAAATCCTGCAAGCAGCGGCGTGATCGCACGGCGTTGATCGATCTGATGCATGGCTTGAATCAGCACATGACCTACAAGCCGGGTTCCACCGAAGTTGACACCTGTGCCGCCGACGCCTTCGCCGGGCGCGCTGGGGTTTGCCAGGATCATGCCCACGCGTTTCTGGCGTGCGCCCGCAGCCTCGGAATTCCGTCGCGATATGTGTCGGGCTATTTGTACAGCGAAGATTGCGAACATCTGGCCAGCCATGCCTGGGCGGAAGCGTGGCTGGATGACGCGTGGTACAGCTTTGACGTAACCAATCAACTGGCGCGGCCTGAGCGACACTTGAAGCTGGCGGTGGGTCTGGATTACCTGGATGCCTGCCCGGTGCGCGGCATGCGCAGGGGCGGAGGGTGTGAACAAATGCACGCCAAGGTATTCGTCTCGCCCACCCCGGTGATTTCCGTGCAACAACAGTAA
- a CDS encoding ankyrin repeat domain-containing protein: MSDQSRQMTPEEAAEFTEQVFNKARDGDAEMLDRLVTAGLPVNLKNSKGDTLLMLASYYGHIDAVKVLLKHKADPEMRNGNGQSPIAGAAFKGDLAVVKALVEAGAELEGSSFDGRTALMMAAMFNRVEIVDYLISQGADPRAKDANGVTALDAARTMGAVDTTAQLEKLLA; the protein is encoded by the coding sequence ATGTCCGATCAAAGCCGCCAGATGACCCCTGAGGAAGCTGCCGAATTTACCGAGCAGGTTTTCAACAAGGCGCGCGACGGTGATGCCGAGATGCTTGATCGCCTGGTGACGGCCGGTCTGCCCGTGAATCTGAAAAACAGCAAAGGCGATACCTTGCTGATGCTCGCCAGCTACTACGGCCATATCGATGCGGTAAAGGTTTTGCTTAAACACAAGGCCGATCCGGAAATGCGCAATGGCAACGGCCAGAGCCCGATTGCCGGCGCGGCGTTCAAGGGCGATCTGGCGGTGGTCAAGGCGCTGGTCGAGGCGGGCGCCGAGCTCGAAGGTTCGTCGTTCGATGGCCGCACTGCGCTGATGATGGCGGCGATGTTCAACCGGGTTGAAATCGTTGATTACCTGATCAGTCAGGGCGCTGACCCCAGAGCCAAGGACGCCAACGGCGTCACGGCGCTCGACGCGGCTCGCACGATGGGCGCGGTCGACACCACGGCGCAGCTGGAAAAATTGTTGGCTTGA